In Octopus bimaculoides isolate UCB-OBI-ISO-001 chromosome 14, ASM119413v2, whole genome shotgun sequence, the following are encoded in one genomic region:
- the LOC106882917 gene encoding zinc finger protein 506-like has protein sequence MTNYPLIMNHLTKSLDTGEKPYHCDICGKSFSQNCSLTTHIFIHTGQKPYHCDICGKSFSQNNHLTKHKRIHIREKPYQCDICGKSFSRSCHLTKHRHTHTGEKPYHCDICGKSFSQHSNLKHKRIHTGEKTISL, from the coding sequence ATGACAAATTATCCCCTCATAATGAATCATTTAACTAAAAGTCTtgatacaggtgagaagccatatcactgtgatatctgtggtaaatcattttctcaaaattgtAGTTTGACTActcacatattcattcatacagggcaaaaaccatatcactgtgatatctgtggtaaatcattctctcaaaataatcacttaactaaacacaaacgtattcatattagagagaagccatatcagtgtgatatttgtggtaaatcattctctcgtagttgtcacttaactaaacacagacatacacacacaggggagaagccataccattgtgatatctgtggtaaatcattctcccagCATAGTAACTtgaaacacaaacgcattcatactggggaaaaaaccatatcattgtga